From the genome of Mauremys reevesii isolate NIE-2019 linkage group 24, ASM1616193v1, whole genome shotgun sequence:
ACTATGTGGAGCTGAAGGTTGTCTCAGACCATCACTTCAAGAAGCAGACACACCAGGAGCACGAGGCCCTGGCCGCGGCTGGGGAGCTGAATGAATATCGCCTCCAGAGGAGAATGAAGAGTGAGCTGGAGCGCATCGCCCCTGACCGGCTCTTCCGCTGGTGCTTTCGAACCCGCCGTCTCCCCCTGTCAGTGATGGTGAGCGGAGTCGCCGGCGTGGGCAAGACAACCCTGGTGCAGAAGTTCATCTTTGACTGGGCAACGGGGAAGCACTATCAGAAATttgcctttgttttcttcttcaagtTCCGGGACCTGAACACTATTACTGAGAAGAAGAGCCTAGAATCTCTGCTCTGTCAAACATATCCACACCTCCGGGACAAGCTCCCAAGAGTCCTGGAAGACCCTGAGAAGCTGCTTTTCATCTTTGATGGCTTGGATGAGAGCAAGACTGATTTGAAATTAAGCAGAGGTGGATCCCATGAGCTGTGTAGGAATCCAGGGGATGTGAAGCCACTGACTGTGATTGTCGCCAGCCTGCTGAAACAGACTCTGCTGAAGGGATGTTCTGTGCTGCTCACCAGCCGCCCCAGCAAGTTGAGCAGTTTGGAGGCTGGAGTCTTCCATAGAGTGGCCAGTATTGTGGGCTTCCTCTCCAAGGAAAGGGAAAGATACTTTTCCATGTTCTTTGGAGATGAGCGAGCCTCCAGGGAGGCCTTTGCGTATGTGAGGGACAATCAGGTTCTGTACACGTTGTGCTACAACCCGTCTTACTGCTGGATCACATGCACGGCCCTGAAACCCTGCTTCACTGCCAAGGCAGGGAGACCACAGCCTGCACCCAAAACAGTGACCCAACTCTTTGTCAGCTACGTCACCCATATTATGGCCAATCACACTCAGGAGCGGCCTGAGCCACAGCGGATGCGAGATACATTGATAAGTGTCGGATGGTTGGCTGAATACGGCATCACAAACCACATTCTAGTCTTTGATCTGAAGTATTTACAGGATTTCAATGTGGAGTTTTCTCCATTCCTCAGTGGCTTCTTGGTGGAGAACCCTCAAACCGATGACTCTTCCCAGGTGACCTACTCCTTCCTTCACCTCACCATCCAGGAGTTCTTTGCTGCCCTCGTGCATTACCTAGATTATAAGGAGGTCAAGTTCAGAGACACAATGGCTAAAGCCAGGTCCTGTAAGGAAGGTGACTATGAGATCTTCTCTCGCTTCCTGGCTGGGCTTTCCCATCCTGCAACCAAGATGCCCCTGGAGAAATATGTGGGGAAGTTCTCTGCAGAGGCAACTCGCAAGGTTATTGGGTGGCTCAGTGAGATGAACTATGAAGAGCTGCAAAGCCCAGAAGAGCCCAAGGGGAAGAGGAGGCTGATGAATGTATTCAATTTGTTTTTTGAATCCCAGAACAGCCAACTTGTGCGTGATGTGGTGGGTAAAGCTGCCCATATGGACTTCTCAGAGTTATACCTCATGCCGGTGGATTGCACAGTCCTTGCTTATGTGTTGAGTTGCTGTGAAGAAATACAGCGC
Proteins encoded in this window:
- the LOC120390417 gene encoding NACHT, LRR and PYD domains-containing protein 3-like isoform X1, which encodes MASNQRAAVSEDNIVAFRKHMDNYTSGELKRLSEHFRPDLLYVMENDILTVLQELTSRCVITAQQAQDYHDWERNHDSASAAEKLADDILAMNQAAGLGLWECLFALQSRWAHPNLHGMLEEIIQNGQNLLKENLLNENGHVLDAELKVCQKKHKDNLCDLTWMMKENRSSGKSRGPQPPSISSHYVELKVVSDHHFKKQTHQEHEALAAAGELNEYRLQRRMKSELERIAPDRLFRWCFRTRRLPLSVMVSGVAGVGKTTLVQKFIFDWATGKHYQKFAFVFFFKFRDLNTITEKKSLESLLCQTYPHLRDKLPRVLEDPEKLLFIFDGLDESKTDLKLSRGGSHELCRNPGDVKPLTVIVASLLKQTLLKGCSVLLTSRPSKLSSLEAGVFHRVASIVGFLSKERERYFSMFFGDERASREAFAYVRDNQVLYTLCYNPSYCWITCTALKPCFTAKAGRPQPAPKTVTQLFVSYVTHIMANHTQERPEPQRMRDTLISVGWLAEYGITNHILVFDLKYLQDFNVEFSPFLSGFLVENPQTDDSSQVTYSFLHLTIQEFFAALVHYLDYKEVKFRDTMAKARSCKEGDYEIFSRFLAGLSHPATKMPLEKYVGKFSAEATRKVIGWLSEMNYEELQSPEEPKGKRRLMNVFNLFFESQNSQLVRDVVGKAAHMDFSELYLMPVDCTVLAYVLSCCEEIQRLTLDSCFIQNEGLERLRAELHKVRELSLLDNDLKDPTMKDICKALKHQNCRLEALSLGRNAFTEQCCEELASALAENRTLLSLELKKNKLRTMGLSYLSRVFVSPECKIRKLGLQGTGLSDESCGSLCSALSKNSSLRHLNLSANMFTDRCAEEVHLLILTCPSLTEIRLGLNDFSPEVEKQLKNVQREGLAIHF
- the LOC120390417 gene encoding NACHT, LRR and PYD domains-containing protein 3-like isoform X2, with product MDNYTSGELKRLSEHFRPDLLYVMENDILTVLQELTSRCVITAQQAQDYHDWERNHDSASAAEKLADDILAMNQAAGLGLWECLFALQSRWAHPNLHGMLEEIIQNGQNLLKENLLNENGHVLDAELKVCQKKHKDNLCDLTWMMKENRSSGKSRGPQPPSISSHYVELKVVSDHHFKKQTHQEHEALAAAGELNEYRLQRRMKSELERIAPDRLFRWCFRTRRLPLSVMVSGVAGVGKTTLVQKFIFDWATGKHYQKFAFVFFFKFRDLNTITEKKSLESLLCQTYPHLRDKLPRVLEDPEKLLFIFDGLDESKTDLKLSRGGSHELCRNPGDVKPLTVIVASLLKQTLLKGCSVLLTSRPSKLSSLEAGVFHRVASIVGFLSKERERYFSMFFGDERASREAFAYVRDNQVLYTLCYNPSYCWITCTALKPCFTAKAGRPQPAPKTVTQLFVSYVTHIMANHTQERPEPQRMRDTLISVGWLAEYGITNHILVFDLKYLQDFNVEFSPFLSGFLVENPQTDDSSQVTYSFLHLTIQEFFAALVHYLDYKEVKFRDTMAKARSCKEGDYEIFSRFLAGLSHPATKMPLEKYVGKFSAEATRKVIGWLSEMNYEELQSPEEPKGKRRLMNVFNLFFESQNSQLVRDVVGKAAHMDFSELYLMPVDCTVLAYVLSCCEEIQRLTLDSCFIQNEGLERLRAELHKVRELSLLDNDLKDPTMKDICKALKHQNCRLEALSLGRNAFTEQCCEELASALAENRTLLSLELKKNKLRTMGLSYLSRVFVSPECKIRKLGLQGTGLSDESCGSLCSALSKNSSLRHLNLSANMFTDRCAEEVHLLILTCPSLTEIRLGLNDFSPEVEKQLKNVQREGLAIHF